Proteins co-encoded in one Capsicum annuum cultivar UCD-10X-F1 chromosome 9, UCD10Xv1.1, whole genome shotgun sequence genomic window:
- the LOC107853760 gene encoding uncharacterized protein LOC107853760, translating to MESVKESAECHSLRLFLWNEKLTRNQIIQSEGLCVFIIGSKFMTIDSNCGYTIEEKKRSTVIPFDLLKLRNREASLGSLLVSSTLQFLPETIKELADDISYRLFTEFQDSQALLPPPRPTYVIIVEISGIRINFTDHVSPDFTWYPPDIPLYRRFEKEEEASNIHNVNDSCVKYSEDTLKYLDILREYTGEGGICPTEQPIAVDVAKGFVEVKRCKRSWCPSPGNRLNDLTHETCPICYDKFKDENEVITTYCSHMFDIRCLLPWLSRNNTCPTCRAVYPLHYSPSLDRQCHKRKHNMMEDNV from the coding sequence ATGGAGAGTGTCAAAGAATCCGCTGAATGCCACTCACTTCGGCTTTTCTTATGGAACGAAAAGCTAACAAGGAATCAGATTATACAGTCCGAAGGGTTATGTGTGTTCATAATCGGAAGTAAATTTATGACAATTGATTCTAACTGCGGCTACACAATTGAGGAGAAAAAGCGTTCTACTGTTATCCCCTTCGATCTGTTGAAACTACGAAACAGAGAAGCATCATTAGGTTCATTGCTTGTTTCTTCTACTCTTCAGTTTCTGCCGGAAACTATCAAAGAGTTGGCTGACGATATCTCTTATCGCCTTTTTACTGAGTTTCAAGATTCTCAAGCTTTATTGCCACCACCACGGCCAACATATGTAATTATTGTTGAAATTTCCGGGATTCGTATCAATTTTACTGATCATGTTTCCCCTGATTTCACATGGTATCCTCCCGATATCCCATTGTATCGTCGGTTTGAAAAGGAAGAGGAGGCTTCCAACATACACAATGTGAATGATTCATGTGTTAAATACAGTGAGGACACCCTCAAGTATCTAGACATATTAAGGGAATATACAGGTGAAGGTGGGATTTGTCCAACGGAACAACCTATTGCTGTGGATGTAGCCAAAGGATTTGTCGAAGTCAAGAGATGTAAAAGATCTTGGTGTCCAAGTCCAGGCAATAGACTCAATGATCTAACACATGAAACTTGTCCAATTTGTTATGACAAGTTTAAAGACGAGAATGAAGTGATTACAACTTATTGTTCGCACATGTTTGATATAAGGTGTCTCCTGCCATGGCTATCCAGGAATAACACTTGCCCAACTTGTCGAGCTGTCTATCCGCTGCATTATTCTCCCTCTTTGGACCGTCAATGTCATAAGCGCAAACATAACATGATGGAGGATAATGTTTGA